One Methylophilus sp. TWE2 DNA segment encodes these proteins:
- a CDS encoding thiol-disulfide oxidoreductase DCC family protein: MRSQVTFPLTIYYDASCPLCRTEMETLKQADAANQLILVDCSQTAMQLPDSCPATRDALMNRIHAQDAMGRWINGVDVFAAAYSVTGFTKIGRFWSSRILRPILSRAYPWVADHRQWLSKTPLPWLLHKLISKNAKPR, translated from the coding sequence ATGCGCTCACAAGTTACCTTTCCGCTGACCATTTATTACGATGCCTCCTGTCCCTTGTGTCGGACCGAAATGGAGACGCTAAAGCAAGCTGATGCTGCCAATCAGCTAATACTGGTCGACTGTTCACAAACTGCAATGCAGTTACCCGACAGTTGCCCAGCCACGCGCGACGCCCTGATGAACAGGATTCATGCGCAAGACGCCATGGGACGCTGGATCAATGGTGTCGATGTGTTTGCCGCGGCATACAGCGTGACAGGCTTCACAAAGATAGGCAGATTCTGGTCTAGCCGGATACTGCGGCCCATCTTGAGCAGAGCCTATCCGTGGGTGGCCGACCACCGGCAGTGGCTCAGCAAAACACCCTTGCCGTGGTTGCTACATAAGCTCATCTCAAAAAACGCCAAGCCTCGCTAG
- a CDS encoding DUF1989 domain-containing protein, protein MQAIKEQRWGEDYYFGASFAKPISKYRLDGQQAIQLSLSAGDRLEILSPDQAQSTELIVLDAHGTLAPALLDKRPPGVAIGIQQQLQQRGAASQRLRNQLNTWQLDDASLQQAITVSGAEYAKFTATNALTVVIAAAGPNMSVEAHTPVTEVDITVTYANLAESLLPAPLAPIKHELRVNRATAQTYEVKKGEWIQIIDVSGKQCSDFIAFDKQALEQGIVLGLDATATRTVMGLSNPVPGLHSRYLGSDLKPMIEVVQDTVGRHDSFLLACTPKYYEDSGYFGHASCTDNFNQRLAHYGIAPRAGWPAINLFFNTFIDASGAVLMDEPWSRAGDYILMRAERDLVCASSACPDDIDPANGWHPTDIHVRIYDAAQDFPRAIAYRNTSEELPRMTKPSGFHPRTSALTKKFIDYTGYWVATEYDGWGTNAEYLACRERVALLDLSVIRKFEIFGPDVVAFLQYVLTQNISRMAIGEIAHSAICLETGGMIDDGTIFRMGEQAFRWCCGAEYTGIWMREKAQEKGFKVSIRNASAQLDNLAVQGPNSRELLSKLIWTPDSQPAVEKLKWFHFTIGRLGGAAGVPVMVSRTGYTGELGYEVWCHPDDSEAVWDAVWQAGQRFQIAPMGLNALDVLRIEAGLSMAEHEFDHSTTPFEAGTGFSVPLHSKQENFIGREALSRQAPESRHRLVGMILQGGDPASHGDHVYHGRFPVGIVTSATYSPLMGKQIAIVRVAPDFSSIGTRLEIGKLDGQQKRLAGEVVKLPFYDPKREKLLA, encoded by the coding sequence ATGCAAGCAATCAAAGAACAGCGGTGGGGGGAGGACTATTATTTTGGCGCTTCCTTCGCCAAGCCTATTAGCAAGTACCGTCTGGATGGACAACAGGCCATTCAATTATCCCTGAGCGCAGGCGACCGGCTTGAAATTCTAAGCCCAGACCAAGCGCAAAGCACCGAGCTGATTGTATTGGATGCTCATGGCACATTGGCCCCTGCGTTACTCGATAAGCGTCCGCCTGGCGTCGCGATAGGCATTCAACAGCAACTTCAGCAGCGTGGTGCGGCCTCCCAAAGGCTGCGTAATCAATTAAACACTTGGCAGCTGGATGACGCTTCTTTGCAGCAAGCAATCACAGTGTCAGGTGCAGAGTATGCCAAATTTACAGCGACAAATGCTTTGACTGTCGTGATTGCCGCGGCTGGCCCAAACATGTCTGTTGAAGCGCACACGCCAGTCACCGAAGTGGACATTACCGTGACTTACGCCAATCTGGCAGAATCACTCTTGCCCGCACCATTGGCGCCAATCAAGCACGAATTGAGGGTTAATCGCGCCACGGCACAGACCTATGAAGTCAAAAAAGGCGAATGGATTCAGATTATTGATGTGTCTGGCAAGCAATGCTCGGATTTTATTGCGTTTGATAAACAGGCTTTGGAACAAGGCATTGTGTTGGGACTGGATGCGACAGCGACCCGAACGGTGATGGGCTTGAGCAATCCTGTACCCGGATTGCACTCACGATACCTTGGTTCAGATCTGAAACCCATGATAGAAGTGGTGCAGGATACCGTGGGTCGACACGATAGTTTTCTACTGGCTTGTACCCCCAAATATTACGAGGACAGTGGCTATTTCGGCCATGCCAGTTGCACCGACAACTTTAACCAACGATTGGCACACTATGGCATTGCACCACGGGCTGGCTGGCCAGCGATTAATTTGTTTTTTAACACCTTTATTGACGCCTCGGGCGCCGTGCTGATGGATGAACCGTGGTCACGGGCGGGAGATTATATTTTAATGCGTGCTGAGCGAGACCTTGTCTGCGCCTCTTCCGCTTGTCCTGACGATATTGACCCTGCCAATGGCTGGCATCCGACCGATATTCATGTGCGTATTTACGATGCTGCACAAGACTTTCCACGCGCCATTGCCTATCGCAACACTTCTGAGGAGCTGCCTCGCATGACCAAACCTTCTGGTTTTCACCCCCGAACTTCCGCATTGACCAAAAAATTTATCGACTATACAGGCTATTGGGTGGCCACTGAATACGATGGCTGGGGGACGAATGCAGAATATCTCGCCTGTCGTGAACGCGTGGCACTGCTAGATTTGTCGGTGATACGCAAATTTGAAATCTTCGGCCCTGATGTGGTGGCTTTTTTGCAGTATGTATTAACGCAGAACATCAGCCGCATGGCCATCGGTGAAATTGCGCACTCGGCGATTTGTCTTGAAACCGGCGGCATGATCGATGATGGCACCATATTTCGTATGGGGGAACAGGCTTTTCGCTGGTGTTGTGGTGCGGAATACACCGGTATCTGGATGAGGGAAAAGGCCCAAGAAAAAGGTTTTAAAGTCAGCATCCGCAACGCCAGTGCACAGCTAGACAATCTCGCTGTGCAGGGCCCGAACAGCCGCGAGTTGTTAAGCAAGCTGATTTGGACCCCGGATAGTCAGCCCGCAGTTGAAAAGCTCAAATGGTTTCACTTTACAATTGGCCGGCTAGGTGGGGCTGCAGGGGTACCCGTGATGGTTTCCAGAACAGGTTACACAGGTGAACTGGGCTATGAAGTCTGGTGTCACCCCGATGACAGCGAAGCAGTATGGGATGCTGTGTGGCAAGCGGGTCAGCGCTTTCAGATTGCCCCGATGGGGTTGAATGCACTTGACGTCCTGCGCATTGAAGCCGGCTTGAGTATGGCTGAACACGAGTTTGACCACAGCACCACTCCATTTGAAGCAGGCACTGGTTTCAGTGTGCCTTTACATAGCAAACAGGAAAACTTTATCGGCCGTGAAGCCTTGTCGCGGCAAGCGCCGGAGAGCCGACATCGTTTAGTCGGCATGATTCTGCAAGGTGGAGACCCTGCCAGTCATGGCGATCATGTTTATCATGGGCGTTTCCCGGTTGGCATCGTCACCAGCGCCACTTATTCGCCATTGATGGGAAAACAGATTGCCATCGTGCGCGTGGCACCTGATTTTTCCAGCATAGGTACGCGCCTGGAAATAGGTAAGCTGGATGGGCAACAGAAACGTTTGGCGGGAGAGGTAGTGAAATTGCCTTTTTATGACCCTAAGCGCGAGAAACTGCTCGCATGA
- a CDS encoding NAD(P)-binding domain-containing protein has product MRIFHLGEAGYFSGIALLNAAQTNQSDLWRILMSTRIAILGAGPSGLAQLRAFQSAQAKGAQIPEIVCFEKQSDWGGLWNYTWRTGTDEHGEPVHGSMYRYLWSNGPKECLEFADYTFEEHFGRPIASYPPREVLFDYIKGRVEKAGVRDYIRFNTAVRNVIFSEVTQKFTVTVQDHTTDTIYAEEFDYVVCATGHFSTPKIPSFEGFDKFGGRILHAHDFRDALEFKDKDILLVGSSYSAEDIGSQCYKYGARSIISCYRTAPMNYKWPKNWEEKPNLVRVDTDTAYFLDGSSRKVDAIILCTGYLHHFPFLADDLRLKTNNRLWPLNLYKGVAWEDNPKFFYIGMQDQWYSFNMFDAQAWYVRDIILGRIELPAKAEMKAHSMLWREKELALQTAEEMYTYQGDYIQELIDATDYPSFDIPAVNKTFLEWKYHKKQNIMTFRDHSYRSLMTGTMSPPHHTPWLEALDDSLEAYLSDKSELPAVKEA; this is encoded by the coding sequence ATGAGGATTTTTCATCTTGGTGAAGCAGGTTACTTTAGCGGCATCGCGCTTCTAAACGCGGCGCAAACTAATCAATCAGATTTATGGAGAATCCTAATGTCAACGCGAATAGCCATACTCGGCGCGGGTCCAAGCGGCCTCGCACAGCTTAGAGCCTTTCAATCAGCCCAGGCAAAAGGCGCTCAAATTCCAGAAATTGTGTGCTTTGAAAAGCAAAGCGACTGGGGTGGGTTGTGGAATTACACCTGGCGTACAGGGACAGATGAACATGGCGAGCCTGTTCATGGCAGTATGTATCGTTATCTTTGGTCTAACGGTCCCAAAGAGTGTCTGGAGTTTGCCGACTACACGTTTGAAGAACATTTTGGCAGACCGATCGCCTCATACCCACCACGCGAAGTATTGTTTGATTACATCAAAGGTCGCGTAGAGAAAGCAGGTGTGCGCGACTACATTCGCTTTAATACGGCTGTACGCAATGTCATCTTTAGTGAGGTGACTCAGAAGTTCACCGTGACGGTGCAAGATCACACCACGGATACCATTTACGCAGAGGAATTTGATTACGTGGTCTGCGCAACAGGGCATTTCTCTACCCCAAAAATCCCAAGTTTTGAAGGCTTTGACAAGTTTGGCGGCCGCATCTTGCATGCCCATGATTTCCGGGATGCCCTGGAGTTTAAAGACAAAGACATTCTATTGGTTGGCAGTAGTTATTCCGCAGAAGATATAGGCTCGCAATGTTACAAATATGGGGCACGCAGCATCATCAGCTGTTACCGCACCGCACCGATGAATTATAAATGGCCAAAAAATTGGGAAGAAAAACCCAATCTGGTCAGAGTCGATACGGATACTGCTTATTTTCTCGATGGCAGCTCGCGAAAAGTGGATGCAATTATTCTGTGCACCGGCTATTTACATCACTTTCCATTCCTCGCAGATGATTTACGCCTAAAAACCAACAATCGACTTTGGCCACTCAACCTGTATAAAGGGGTTGCATGGGAAGACAATCCAAAATTCTTCTATATCGGCATGCAGGATCAGTGGTATTCCTTCAATATGTTTGATGCGCAGGCTTGGTACGTGCGAGACATTATTTTGGGACGTATTGAATTACCGGCAAAAGCCGAGATGAAAGCGCATAGCATGCTATGGCGTGAAAAAGAACTGGCGCTACAAACAGCGGAAGAAATGTACACCTACCAAGGCGACTATATTCAGGAGCTGATAGATGCCACTGATTATCCGTCATTTGATATTCCTGCGGTCAACAAGACCTTCCTTGAATGGAAGTATCATAAAAAGCAAAACATCATGACTTTCCGTGATCACTCTTATCGCTCCTTGATGACGGGCACCATGTCCCCACCGCATCACACACCTTGGTTAGAAGCGTTGGACGACTCCTTGGAAGCCTATCTCTCCGATAAAAGCGAATTGCCTGCGGTGAAAGAGGCTTAA
- a CDS encoding dimethylamine monooxygenase subunit DmmA family protein, translating into MERGYWIRSKPVYSTLVWQQQANAHIVLVEGSAGGLAAMKLFQQMHPEHPTKVLYARNPVVQQDLSIPLSKVVPDALLMFETTEESLVAFEAHLSSACMGLRIYVAGSERFIWQMAQMADKYGIDDSDIIKELVGTLARPIYCVHCKTISYEAHTNIKKCDGCGKQLFVRDHFSRRLGAYMGLMVDAEDPGQIPSIEEIYP; encoded by the coding sequence ATGGAACGCGGATATTGGATTCGAAGTAAGCCGGTCTATTCAACCTTGGTCTGGCAACAACAGGCAAACGCACATATTGTGCTGGTTGAAGGCAGCGCTGGGGGCCTGGCGGCAATGAAGTTATTCCAGCAAATGCATCCAGAGCACCCTACCAAAGTACTCTATGCGAGAAACCCAGTGGTGCAACAGGATCTCAGCATCCCCTTAAGCAAGGTCGTGCCGGATGCGCTGTTGATGTTTGAAACGACAGAGGAGTCTCTCGTTGCATTTGAGGCCCATTTATCCAGTGCATGCATGGGCTTACGAATCTACGTGGCAGGCTCTGAGCGCTTTATCTGGCAGATGGCTCAAATGGCTGACAAGTATGGCATTGATGACAGTGACATCATCAAAGAGCTCGTTGGCACCTTAGCTAGGCCTATCTATTGCGTTCATTGCAAGACCATCTCTTATGAAGCGCATACCAATATCAAAAAATGTGATGGCTGCGGCAAACAACTGTTTGTCAGAGACCACTTTTCTAGACGCCTTGGTGCTTATATGGGGCTGATGGTGGACGCTGAAGACCCTGGGCAGATTCCAAGCATTGAGGAGATTTATCCTTGA
- a CDS encoding PDR/VanB family oxidoreductase, which produces MSTFKVVVSNIQQITPLIKQFSFIREDGASFPPFSGGSHVVVAMNINGRLHRNPYSLMGSPQAPDAYHIAVRLQEHSRGGSAYLHHEVKVGSQLEITYPNNLFALDKRARKHLLVAGGIGITPFMSQIDDLIRTKANYELHYAYRSQDHAAFTSALKEKCAERVHVYVESEGLSIDLKALLSKQPLGTHVYVCGPNAMVVALIETARSLGWPENHIHSEQFLAPPSGEPFKVKLAKSNIEVHVPAEMSMLEAIEAAGVDAPYSCRGGACGRCELEVIRTDGVLVHQDHYLSEADKAAGKKIMPCVSRAKCQSLEINL; this is translated from the coding sequence TTGAGTACATTTAAAGTTGTTGTTTCAAATATTCAGCAAATCACTCCGCTGATTAAGCAGTTCTCTTTTATCAGGGAGGATGGCGCAAGTTTCCCTCCATTTTCAGGGGGAAGTCATGTGGTGGTTGCGATGAACATCAATGGCCGACTCCATCGCAACCCTTACTCACTGATGGGCTCTCCGCAGGCGCCTGATGCTTATCACATTGCCGTGCGCCTACAAGAGCACTCACGCGGCGGCTCGGCTTACCTCCATCATGAGGTCAAGGTTGGGTCTCAATTAGAAATCACGTATCCAAACAACTTATTCGCACTGGATAAAAGAGCGCGAAAACATCTCCTCGTCGCTGGTGGCATTGGCATCACTCCATTCATGTCGCAGATTGATGATTTAATCAGGACCAAAGCCAATTACGAATTGCATTACGCCTATCGCTCTCAGGATCATGCGGCATTCACCTCTGCCCTTAAAGAAAAATGCGCTGAAAGAGTCCATGTGTATGTTGAAAGCGAAGGACTCAGCATTGATCTAAAAGCGCTATTAAGCAAACAACCCTTGGGCACCCACGTCTATGTTTGTGGACCGAATGCAATGGTGGTTGCTTTAATTGAAACGGCGCGGTCACTGGGTTGGCCAGAAAATCATATCCATAGCGAACAATTTTTAGCGCCCCCTTCAGGTGAACCATTCAAAGTGAAATTGGCAAAATCTAACATTGAAGTTCATGTCCCCGCAGAAATGAGCATGTTGGAAGCGATTGAAGCGGCAGGGGTGGATGCGCCCTACTCTTGCCGTGGCGGCGCATGTGGCCGCTGTGAGCTGGAAGTCATCCGAACTGATGGCGTGCTGGTGCATCAAGATCACTATTTATCAGAAGCAGACAAGGCGGCTGGCAAAAAGATTATGCCTTGCGTCTCGCGCGCAAAATGCCAATCCTTAGAAATCAATCTTTAA
- a CDS encoding DUF3445 domain-containing protein: MSLAFKKETFRDDYTYQNSAEAIRRFPFPFAEDSYMYSVNIEPHTKGPVGAVTEFAFDIDEHYVAECEDKAKTLALDAGRYQALPHMAEAQWDFLELTMESLSNDYPELFSLKKDGLLWTWENKPLGIKNTFTFGDSASFDMDPMEYMGRQVQGDFVLLDQRNGTLYADAGFITSQADWSLAFDVGMAWHEWHGPVPQVTKLGVMDRALKFLMALQLGAPVRRLNWTMTINPRLDTSPENYPLWGGDRNKVTIDNVGELVHLRVELQSLFRLPRSNAILFSIRCYLISMNELTTSARWAKRFHRVLKSLHPDLVEYKGLTKFKDLTVQWLSKKDDGAEVALGTHP; encoded by the coding sequence ATGAGCTTAGCTTTTAAAAAAGAAACCTTTCGCGATGACTATACCTACCAAAACTCAGCCGAAGCCATTAGACGGTTTCCATTTCCGTTTGCAGAAGACAGCTACATGTATTCAGTGAATATTGAGCCTCACACCAAGGGGCCGGTGGGTGCTGTGACTGAATTTGCCTTTGATATTGATGAGCACTACGTCGCTGAATGCGAGGATAAAGCCAAAACATTAGCGCTAGATGCGGGAAGGTACCAGGCCTTGCCACACATGGCGGAGGCGCAATGGGACTTTCTGGAGCTCACGATGGAAAGTTTATCAAACGACTATCCTGAGCTATTTTCGCTCAAAAAAGACGGTCTATTGTGGACATGGGAAAATAAACCGCTTGGGATCAAAAACACGTTTACCTTTGGCGACAGCGCCTCCTTTGACATGGATCCAATGGAATATATGGGGAGACAGGTGCAAGGTGACTTTGTGCTGCTAGATCAACGCAACGGGACTTTGTATGCCGATGCTGGCTTTATCACCAGTCAAGCAGACTGGTCGCTGGCCTTTGATGTGGGCATGGCCTGGCATGAGTGGCACGGCCCTGTCCCGCAAGTGACGAAACTAGGTGTGATGGACCGCGCTTTAAAGTTCCTCATGGCCTTGCAATTGGGCGCACCCGTACGGCGTTTAAATTGGACAATGACAATTAACCCAAGGCTAGACACGTCGCCCGAAAACTATCCCTTGTGGGGCGGCGACCGTAATAAAGTCACCATCGACAATGTGGGCGAGCTGGTTCATTTACGTGTTGAGTTACAAAGCTTATTCAGATTGCCGCGCAGCAATGCCATACTGTTCAGTATTCGCTGCTATTTAATCAGTATGAATGAGTTGACCACTTCCGCACGCTGGGCAAAACGCTTTCATCGCGTACTAAAGTCATTACATCCAGATTTAGTGGAGTACAAGGGCTTAACCAAATTTAAAGATTTAACGGTGCAATGGCTGTCTAAAAAAGATGATGGCGCAGAAGTGGCGTTAGGGACGCACCCATAA
- a CDS encoding PAS domain-containing protein — protein sequence MSLFVFSTLILSVIFFIVFNSWWVSGASFNTHLSALMIAATTALTSLLLIAIYPIFRKHYTRHPQPSMDRTVTWANDVSSNLSTPAAVIDGYIVKFANKAFLMEIGMLSMQEQVVGMPLTNIIHPGDHQLLASLFAKTTATQDKKNHLRIRMLCLDGSILPTHVSISPIQEDSRSVVNLLQFSSSLSPKVVESSEFENSIHEQLINHIEQIVFYLKVNQEILYLNHSWESMLGYTIQECLNKPLLTFVHPEDKPLAEARITSLIQGKRNKTVVEFRLIARNGDSHWVELRAKNTTAYKGERSSIIGTLTDISQMKLTESTKRSHRHLLNALINNTPGMIYRCKNDKNWSFEFVSEGAVDITGYEPYEMIGNPNFSYAQIIHPDDRNIAWDRVQEKIRHQQKFQLLYRIYTRSGAVKWVLEQGKGVFSSAGELLALEGFITDVAQEDGSQAIQSLQKYFM from the coding sequence ATGAGTTTGTTTGTTTTTAGCACACTAATATTGAGTGTCATTTTTTTTATCGTCTTTAATTCATGGTGGGTGTCTGGCGCCTCATTTAACACGCATTTATCTGCATTGATGATCGCTGCAACCACCGCATTGACTTCCTTGTTGTTGATTGCAATCTATCCCATCTTTCGTAAACATTATACGCGTCATCCCCAGCCCTCGATGGATCGTACCGTGACTTGGGCCAACGATGTGTCCAGCAATCTTTCTACACCCGCCGCAGTCATTGATGGCTACATTGTTAAGTTTGCGAACAAAGCATTTCTGATGGAAATTGGCATGTTAAGCATGCAGGAGCAGGTGGTCGGGATGCCGCTGACCAATATTATTCATCCTGGCGATCATCAGCTGCTGGCTTCTTTATTTGCAAAGACAACGGCAACACAAGATAAAAAGAACCACTTACGCATTCGTATGTTGTGCCTGGATGGCAGCATTTTACCGACACACGTCTCCATTTCACCCATACAAGAAGACAGTCGATCTGTGGTGAATTTACTTCAATTCTCATCAAGTCTCTCACCAAAAGTGGTGGAGTCCAGTGAGTTTGAAAACTCAATCCATGAGCAACTCATCAATCACATAGAACAAATTGTGTTTTATCTTAAAGTGAATCAAGAAATCCTATACTTAAACCACTCTTGGGAGTCAATGTTAGGTTACACAATACAAGAGTGCCTCAATAAACCCTTACTAACTTTTGTGCATCCAGAAGATAAACCGTTGGCTGAAGCGAGAATCACTTCTCTCATTCAAGGAAAGCGCAATAAGACCGTCGTAGAGTTTCGTCTGATTGCCAGAAATGGCGATTCTCATTGGGTGGAGTTGCGTGCTAAAAACACCACCGCATACAAAGGCGAACGATCCAGCATCATCGGCACCCTGACCGATATCAGCCAAATGAAGCTCACGGAGTCTACGAAGAGAAGCCATCGTCATCTGCTTAATGCGCTCATCAACAATACGCCTGGCATGATTTATCGTTGTAAAAATGATAAAAATTGGAGTTTTGAATTTGTCAGTGAAGGCGCGGTTGACATTACGGGTTACGAGCCGTATGAAATGATAGGCAACCCCAACTTTTCCTATGCCCAGATTATTCATCCTGATGACCGCAATATCGCGTGGGATCGTGTGCAAGAGAAAATCAGGCATCAACAAAAATTCCAATTACTTTATCGTATTTATACCCGTTCTGGCGCGGTTAAATGGGTCCTAGAGCAGGGTAAAGGAGTATTTTCAAGTGCCGGCGAGTTGTTAGCACTTGAAGGTTTCATTACCGATGTGGCTCAAGAGGATGGATCGCAGGCCATACAGAGCTTACAAAAGTATTTCATGTGA
- a CDS encoding histidine kinase, with protein MQAGSLFLLDYTANNQKVIQDITKEQIFWQHFSDTAIGEAPEKLTEAILKADPHLRFDLGNMVAQINSHDATQVNQLLQKLREAREKISDSHFQQASITSQRLTVQTLISSYEQLVALLLQQVEAKQSVISLLQLLSIYLAISCLITIAFRARKLLVDRMDTLVSFAGLDAQNEQREQDEDEFVKIERLVYETSARLEGFKAENEWFNQNSSERLRRLIRSQDFLHEFVESINNTLLSETVLRKSLFSLEKALNILNVSLIFTENDLGISTERVLFSNHKPEKLSDAILEDLTTTNLVRFCTNDNSSHDNGFQCIAVGFVTPTGALGVLQVEADLEHVFDETETQLVELTAHLLSMVMGFQGREQEGRRLALLEERAAIARELHDSLAQSLSFMKIQISRLQSASNNQLETNEFRGIVNELRDGLNTAYRELRELLATFRVHMDVRGLNSAIQTAIDEFTQRSNLSISLDNRLINCRLTVNEEFHILHVLREALSNVVRHANASRVEISLNFQSSGTIIIIVDDDGIGYTATEASGHYGQSIMQERAESLGGNVAVLRRKQGGTRVRLIFTPQLPQS; from the coding sequence ATGCAGGCTGGCTCTCTCTTTTTGCTCGACTACACTGCTAATAATCAAAAAGTCATTCAAGACATCACCAAAGAGCAGATTTTCTGGCAACATTTTTCAGACACCGCCATCGGAGAAGCACCCGAGAAATTGACCGAAGCAATCCTTAAGGCCGATCCCCATTTACGCTTTGATCTCGGCAACATGGTGGCACAGATTAACAGTCATGATGCCACGCAAGTCAACCAACTGTTGCAGAAACTCAGAGAAGCAAGAGAAAAAATCAGTGACAGCCACTTTCAACAAGCGTCCATCACCTCGCAACGACTCACGGTTCAGACCTTAATCTCAAGCTATGAGCAATTGGTCGCGCTATTGTTGCAACAGGTCGAGGCAAAGCAATCAGTGATTTCACTGCTGCAGCTGCTGAGCATTTATTTAGCCATCAGTTGCTTGATCACCATCGCGTTTAGAGCGAGAAAGCTCCTGGTTGATCGTATGGATACGCTAGTCAGTTTTGCTGGCCTAGACGCGCAAAATGAACAGCGCGAGCAGGATGAAGATGAGTTTGTCAAAATTGAACGCCTGGTCTACGAAACCTCGGCAAGACTAGAAGGGTTTAAAGCAGAAAACGAATGGTTCAATCAAAATAGCAGTGAACGCCTGCGTCGTTTAATTAGATCACAAGACTTTCTGCATGAATTTGTAGAATCTATCAACAACACTTTATTAAGCGAAACGGTCTTACGCAAAAGTTTATTCTCGCTGGAAAAGGCCTTAAACATTTTAAATGTCTCTCTCATTTTTACCGAAAATGACTTGGGCATTTCAACAGAGCGCGTTTTATTTTCCAATCACAAACCAGAAAAACTCAGTGACGCCATTTTAGAAGATCTCACCACAACCAATCTGGTGAGATTCTGTACCAATGACAATTCGTCACATGACAATGGCTTTCAATGCATTGCGGTCGGCTTCGTCACCCCCACGGGGGCATTGGGCGTGTTACAGGTCGAGGCGGATCTTGAGCATGTGTTTGATGAAACAGAAACGCAATTGGTCGAACTGACGGCACATTTACTTTCTATGGTGATGGGCTTCCAGGGACGGGAGCAAGAGGGTCGGCGTCTGGCATTGTTAGAAGAGCGTGCGGCCATCGCCCGCGAATTGCATGACTCTCTGGCGCAATCACTGTCGTTCATGAAAATTCAAATTTCACGGCTGCAAAGTGCAAGCAACAACCAGTTAGAGACGAATGAATTTCGCGGCATTGTCAACGAATTGCGCGATGGCTTGAATACGGCTTATCGGGAGCTACGCGAGTTATTGGCAACTTTCCGCGTACATATGGATGTGCGGGGATTAAACTCGGCAATTCAAACTGCCATTGATGAGTTTACCCAGCGCTCCAACCTCTCAATTTCCCTGGATAATCGTCTGATAAACTGTCGCTTGACTGTCAATGAAGAGTTTCATATTTTACATGTATTGCGTGAGGCACTCTCCAACGTAGTGCGCCATGCAAACGCAAGTAGAGTGGAAATCTCTCTTAACTTTCAAAGCAGTGGAACCATCATTATCATCGTTGATGATGATGGTATTGGCTACACCGCCACTGAAGCGTCAGGCCATTATGGACAGAGCATCATGCAAGAGCGGGCAGAAAGCCTGGGGGGAAATGTTGCGGTTCTCAGACGCAAACAAGGGGGCACGCGAGTGCGCTTGATTTTCACGCCACAGTTGCCTCAATCATAG
- the narL gene encoding two-component system response regulator NarL, with protein sequence MMQTQYKVFLIDDHALFRKGVGQIIDADPAFKVIGEAASGQEGLDTAIGFKPDIVLIDLNMKGMNGIETLRQFKALDLTAKYVVLTVSDAEDDLLEALRAGADGYLLKDMEPEDLCANLKKVANGMTIIQDTLTEVLRTALLEPKPQRKDEQASLTEREREILQCLSDGLNNKTIARKLGISDTTVKVHIKHLLSKLKLSSRLEAAVWAHNQK encoded by the coding sequence ATGATGCAGACCCAATACAAAGTGTTCTTGATCGATGATCATGCCCTCTTCCGCAAAGGGGTTGGGCAAATCATAGATGCAGACCCTGCATTCAAAGTGATCGGTGAAGCCGCCTCAGGGCAAGAGGGTTTGGATACTGCCATTGGCTTTAAACCAGACATTGTGTTGATAGACCTCAACATGAAAGGAATGAATGGCATAGAGACCTTACGCCAATTTAAAGCGTTAGATCTCACTGCCAAATATGTGGTGCTGACGGTGTCAGATGCTGAAGACGATTTATTAGAGGCCTTGCGCGCAGGTGCTGATGGCTACTTGTTAAAAGACATGGAGCCGGAAGACCTCTGTGCCAACTTAAAAAAAGTCGCTAATGGCATGACGATTATTCAAGACACACTCACTGAAGTGCTAAGAACAGCCCTTTTAGAGCCCAAACCTCAACGTAAAGATGAGCAGGCTTCGCTCACTGAGCGTGAAAGAGAAATCTTGCAATGTCTCAGTGACGGACTCAATAACAAAACGATTGCCCGCAAACTTGGCATTAGCGACACCACTGTGAAAGTGCATATCAAACATTTATTGAGCAAACTTAAATTAAGCAGCCGCTTAGAAGCCGCAGTCTGGGCACACAATCAAAAATAA